In Flavobacterium sp. N3904, one DNA window encodes the following:
- a CDS encoding DUF983 domain-containing protein — MLKKGSKLNSILTGTCPKCQNESMYLDKNLLHLGSVLKMHENCSHCGLKYQIEPSFFYGAMYVSYGLNVGIGIAAFIISYLMFHSSIKTSFIIIIVTLIILFPVVLRWSRNIYINMFVSYDPKTNQ; from the coding sequence ATGTTAAAAAAAGGATCCAAATTAAATAGCATTTTAACAGGAACTTGTCCTAAATGTCAGAATGAGAGTATGTATTTGGATAAAAATCTACTGCATTTAGGTTCTGTCCTCAAAATGCATGAAAATTGTAGTCATTGCGGTTTAAAATATCAAATTGAACCCTCTTTCTTTTATGGCGCAATGTATGTAAGTTATGGATTGAATGTTGGTATAGGAATAGCTGCGTTTATTATTTCATATCTGATGTTTCATTCCAGTATAAAAACTTCTTTTATTATAATTATTGTCACTTTAATTATTTTATTCCCAGTTGTATTGAGATGGTCAAGAAACATATACATCAACATGTTTGTATCCTACGATCCAAAGACAAATCAATAA
- a CDS encoding NAD(P)/FAD-dependent oxidoreductase: MLDYIIVGCGLAGISFSEVALSNKKSILVFENESQNSSKIAGGLYNPVILKRFSEVWKAKEQLVFMNDFYCNLKSRIDVTFDFKMPILRKFYSIEEQNNWFSASDKVALSPFLSPHLLFKKFSGIDSPFGYGEVLHTGYVDTALLLKEYSKYLKVNLLLRCENFDYNLLAVEEDCVSYKDVKAKHIIFAEGFGMHSNPFFNYLPLDGTKGELFIIKAPLLDLDVIVNTSVFILPLGNDLFKVGATYNWKDKSDLPTDEGKLELIERIREIISCDFEIIEHFAGVRPTVRDRRPLIGSHPSYDRIHILNGLGTRGVMLGPAMAKALYDSIENNIPLDKEIDIKRFDKKSK; this comes from the coding sequence ATGTTAGATTATATAATAGTTGGTTGTGGTTTGGCTGGTATTTCTTTTTCTGAAGTGGCTTTGTCAAATAAAAAAAGCATACTTGTTTTTGAAAATGAATCTCAAAATTCATCCAAAATAGCGGGAGGTTTGTACAATCCGGTAATTTTAAAAAGATTTAGTGAGGTTTGGAAAGCTAAAGAGCAATTGGTATTTATGAACGATTTTTATTGTAATCTGAAGTCAAGAATTGATGTTACTTTTGATTTTAAAATGCCTATTTTAAGAAAGTTTTATTCGATTGAAGAACAGAATAATTGGTTTTCTGCTTCTGATAAGGTCGCATTATCTCCTTTTTTGTCTCCTCATTTACTTTTTAAAAAATTCAGTGGAATCGATTCTCCATTTGGTTATGGTGAAGTTTTGCATACAGGATATGTTGATACTGCCTTATTATTAAAAGAATATTCAAAATATTTAAAAGTTAATCTTCTTTTGCGGTGTGAAAACTTCGATTATAATTTATTGGCAGTCGAAGAAGATTGTGTTAGTTATAAGGATGTCAAAGCAAAGCATATTATTTTTGCTGAAGGATTTGGAATGCATTCTAATCCTTTTTTTAATTATTTACCCTTAGATGGAACCAAAGGAGAACTGTTTATTATTAAGGCACCTTTATTAGATCTGGATGTAATTGTGAATACAAGTGTCTTTATTTTGCCTCTTGGTAATGACTTATTCAAAGTCGGAGCGACCTATAACTGGAAAGATAAGTCGGATTTGCCAACTGATGAAGGAAAATTAGAACTAATAGAGCGAATCCGTGAAATTATTTCGTGTGATTTTGAGATTATAGAACATTTTGCTGGCGTTCGGCCTACGGTTAGGGATAGGAGACCATTGATTGGTAGTCATCCCAGCTATGACAGAATTCATATTTTGAATGGATTAGGAACCAGAGGCGTAATGCTCGGTCCTGCAATGGCAAAGGCCTTATATGATAGTATCGAAAACAATATTCCTTTGGATAAAGAAATCGATATCAAGAGATTCGATAAAAAAAGTAAATAA
- the gldN gene encoding gliding motility protein GldN, whose translation MKTKNLVLVIAIVAGSFSSFAQSNLLNAKTPDQIGVKTKSQVSLDNDKPLAYGYVDDRDILMGKTTWEIVDLSERFNFPLYFPIDSTNIGKGRRSLFDVLIKGIKTNKITEVYADDYFNTKKTLKDMSSSFTYIDTTNAGREEVNANHDAYFPKETTTYKTVKGKKVKVVVPAAPARVLDPQFIDKKELTAQDITGYKLKGYWYFDKRQSELKYRLLGICPVAPEAREVGSDNPDYIDLFWIFYPSIRDYLHDYLAFNEKNSAMPISFDRILDSRQFAGIIYKEENVYGDRLITEYVNENALNQLLESERIKDKIRDFEHDMWNY comes from the coding sequence ATGAAGACTAAAAATTTAGTTCTGGTTATTGCAATTGTAGCAGGGAGTTTTTCTTCTTTTGCACAATCTAATTTGCTGAATGCTAAAACTCCTGATCAAATAGGCGTTAAGACTAAATCTCAAGTATCTCTTGACAACGATAAGCCATTAGCTTACGGATATGTAGATGATAGAGATATACTAATGGGGAAAACAACTTGGGAGATAGTTGACTTAAGTGAAAGATTTAATTTTCCGCTTTATTTTCCTATTGATTCCACTAATATTGGAAAAGGTAGAAGGTCTTTGTTTGATGTTCTAATAAAAGGGATTAAAACCAATAAAATAACTGAAGTTTATGCTGATGATTATTTTAATACGAAAAAAACCCTAAAGGATATGAGCAGTTCTTTTACTTATATAGATACCACAAACGCAGGTAGAGAAGAAGTAAATGCCAATCACGATGCTTATTTTCCAAAAGAAACAACTACATATAAAACCGTAAAAGGTAAAAAAGTTAAAGTAGTTGTTCCTGCAGCTCCAGCTAGAGTTTTAGATCCTCAATTTATTGATAAAAAGGAGCTAACAGCCCAAGATATTACTGGTTATAAATTAAAAGGGTATTGGTATTTTGATAAACGCCAATCTGAATTAAAATATCGTTTGCTTGGTATATGCCCTGTTGCTCCAGAAGCAAGAGAAGTAGGTTCTGACAATCCTGATTATATTGATTTATTCTGGATTTTTTATCCTTCTATTCGTGATTACTTACATGATTATTTGGCCTTTAATGAAAAAAATTCTGCTATGCCAATATCTTTTGATAGAATTTTGGATTCACGTCAGTTTGCTGGAATTATTTATAAAGAAGAAAATGTATATGGCGATCGATTAATTACTGAATATGTGAATGAAAACGCACTAAATCAATTGTTAGAATCAGAACGAATTAAAGATAAAATTCGTGACTTTGAACATGATATGTGGAATTATTAA
- the gldM gene encoding gliding motility protein GldM — MAGGKLTPRQKMINLMYLVFIAMLALNMSKEVLSAFGLINEKFETVNSLALTSNEAILADLQSKAQDKPQQYAAPYATAVKVSEVTKTFYDYLGSLKTDLTKDIEKEDGKLPYETMDNSSKLDEAWFSGDGLSAKGKQIMAAIDSYKSGMKSALGNNPKYKDIVTKIDADFNTVDVKDKEGVKKQYLDYNFKHFPLIASVAKLTAEQNDIKGTETNVFNALTGNTAVAAASMKNYTAIVIPDKSAFFAGEAVKGKIVLGRFDKSTVPTKVVVNGGNINLSSALHDGQVDFSFGAGNVGEHDISGNFTFMEDGKPVAIPIKGNYVVVPKPNSATISADKMNVVYRGVINPMTITFAGISSDKVSASAPGLSSAGKPGAYNMNPGQGSEVVINVTGTLPDGSKVSDKKSFRIKGIPPPVGAIGGEMGVVKGAKSRLEVSQISAKLPDFDFNVQLNVVGFTLKVAGQAAVIVSGDRVNAQCKTALARATRGDQVTISDIKTKLVGSDIMLSRTAVVIYEIQ; from the coding sequence ATGGCAGGAGGAAAATTAACCCCTAGACAGAAGATGATAAACCTAATGTATTTGGTTTTTATCGCAATGTTAGCATTAAATATGTCAAAAGAAGTATTGTCTGCTTTTGGTTTAATAAATGAAAAATTTGAAACAGTAAACTCATTAGCTTTAACATCCAATGAGGCTATTTTAGCCGATTTACAATCAAAGGCACAAGATAAGCCTCAGCAATACGCTGCTCCTTATGCTACAGCTGTTAAAGTTTCAGAGGTGACTAAAACTTTTTATGACTATTTAGGTAGTTTAAAAACTGATTTGACAAAAGATATTGAAAAAGAAGATGGTAAGTTACCATACGAAACTATGGATAACTCATCTAAATTAGATGAGGCTTGGTTTTCTGGTGATGGATTATCGGCTAAGGGGAAACAAATTATGGCTGCAATTGATAGCTATAAGTCAGGTATGAAATCTGCTTTAGGAAATAACCCTAAATACAAAGATATTGTAACTAAAATTGATGCTGATTTTAATACGGTTGATGTTAAAGACAAAGAAGGCGTAAAGAAGCAATATTTGGATTATAATTTCAAACATTTTCCATTGATTGCTTCTGTTGCTAAATTAACTGCTGAGCAAAACGATATTAAAGGAACTGAAACAAATGTTTTTAATGCCTTAACTGGAAATACTGCTGTTGCAGCTGCATCTATGAAAAATTATACTGCAATTGTTATTCCTGATAAATCAGCTTTCTTTGCAGGAGAAGCAGTAAAAGGGAAAATTGTTTTAGGACGATTTGACAAATCTACAGTGCCTACAAAAGTAGTCGTAAATGGCGGTAATATAAATCTATCTTCAGCTTTGCATGACGGACAAGTTGATTTTAGTTTTGGTGCTGGAAATGTAGGAGAACACGACATAAGTGGTAATTTTACATTCATGGAAGACGGTAAACCTGTTGCTATTCCAATTAAAGGAAATTATGTAGTGGTACCAAAACCAAATTCTGCTACTATTTCTGCTGATAAAATGAATGTAGTTTATAGAGGTGTAATTAATCCTATGACAATTACGTTTGCTGGTATTTCGTCTGACAAAGTTAGCGCATCCGCTCCAGGATTAAGTTCTGCTGGTAAACCAGGTGCATACAATATGAACCCAGGACAAGGATCTGAAGTTGTTATTAACGTAACAGGTACGCTTCCTGATGGTTCTAAAGTATCAGATAAAAAATCTTTCAGAATTAAAGGTATTCCACCTCCAGTAGGTGCTATTGGTGGAGAAATGGGTGTTGTTAAAGGTGCTAAGTCACGTTTAGAAGTTTCTCAGATATCTGCTAAATTGCCTGATTTTGATTTTAATGTACAATTAAATGTGGTTGGTTTTACTTTGAAAGTAGCAGGTCAAGCTGCGGTTATTGTTTCTGGAGACCGAGTTAATGCACAATGCAAAACTGCTTTGGCTAGAGCAACAAGAGGAGATCAAGTTACTATTTCTGATATTAAAACAAAATTAGTAGGTTCTGATATCATGCTTTCAAGAACAGCTGTTGTAATTTACGAAATTCAATAA
- the gldL gene encoding gliding motility protein GldL has translation MAALLSKKTMNFTYGMGAAVVIIGALFKIQHYPGASILLIIGLCTEACIFALSAFEPVDHELDWSLVYPELAGGEKTAVKEVASDDADGMLSSKLDAMLKEAKIDGELMSSLGTSIRNFEDASRNISPTVDSISATKKYSEELSMAAAQMESLNSLYKVQLESASRNAQANQEIAENASKLKEQMQSMTANIASLNNVYGGMLSAMSNKG, from the coding sequence ATGGCAGCATTATTGAGCAAAAAAACAATGAATTTCACCTATGGAATGGGAGCGGCAGTAGTAATTATTGGAGCGCTTTTTAAAATTCAACATTATCCCGGAGCTAGTATATTATTGATTATTGGTCTTTGTACTGAGGCTTGTATTTTTGCTCTATCTGCTTTTGAGCCTGTTGATCATGAATTGGATTGGTCATTAGTTTATCCTGAGCTGGCTGGCGGTGAAAAAACTGCAGTAAAAGAAGTTGCTTCTGATGATGCAGACGGAATGTTGTCTTCAAAATTGGATGCTATGCTTAAAGAAGCCAAAATTGATGGAGAATTAATGTCTAGTCTAGGTACTAGTATCAGAAACTTTGAAGATGCTTCTAGAAATATATCTCCAACAGTTGATTCTATTTCTGCAACAAAAAAATACAGTGAAGAATTGTCTATGGCAGCTGCACAGATGGAGTCTCTAAATAGTTTGTATAAAGTACAATTAGAAAGTGCTTCAAGAAATGCTCAAGCTAATCAAGAAATTGCTGAAAATGCAAGCAAATTAAAAGAACAAATGCAATCTATGACTGCAAACATTGCTTCATTAAACAATGTTTATGGTGGTATGCTTTCTGCAATGAGTAATAAAGGATAA
- the gldK gene encoding gliding motility lipoprotein GldK, which translates to MKNFIAFTAILTVLISCGRSSDKGELVGVKGAKWHPEKPYGMTLVPGGSFIMGKSDDDIANVEDAPTKTVTVRSFYMDETEITNSEYRQFVEWVKDSTIRFRLAILAEESGQKAGAANAKGKNSGSIGDYSFNDASDPEKMSAYDKYMYDNYYSIGTDKDPNAYKRLNRKAKLVTDTKKYPDEYYVEVMDSMYLPLEASYNGLRTIDVDKLKFRYTWMDIQAAAKAKVGKRQDFIRTEEVKVYPDTTVWIKDFAYSYNEPMHNDYFWHKAYGEYPVVGVTWRQAKAFCEWRTLNKNSYIKSKKNHVDNVNAFRLPTEAEWEYAARGGLESATFPWGGPYTKSDRGCFLANFKPNRGDYAADQALYTVEAKSYETNGYNLYNMAGNVSEWTDSAYDANSYEFVSTMNPAVIDNSNKRKVVRGGSWKDVSYFLQVSTRAFEYSDSARSYIGFRTVQDYMGTQTTGNSKK; encoded by the coding sequence ATGAAGAATTTCATTGCGTTTACAGCAATTTTAACAGTGTTAATTAGCTGTGGTAGATCAAGCGACAAAGGAGAGTTGGTTGGTGTTAAAGGAGCAAAATGGCATCCTGAAAAACCTTATGGAATGACTTTAGTTCCTGGTGGATCGTTTATCATGGGAAAATCAGATGATGATATAGCTAATGTAGAAGATGCTCCTACAAAGACAGTAACAGTTAGATCCTTTTATATGGATGAAACAGAAATCACTAATAGTGAATACCGTCAATTTGTAGAATGGGTAAAAGACTCAACTATTCGCTTCAGATTGGCTATTCTTGCGGAAGAAAGCGGACAAAAAGCTGGAGCGGCTAATGCGAAAGGTAAAAATTCCGGTAGTATTGGAGATTATTCCTTTAATGACGCTTCTGATCCTGAAAAAATGTCTGCTTATGATAAGTATATGTATGATAACTATTATAGTATTGGAACAGACAAAGATCCAAATGCTTATAAAAGACTAAATAGAAAAGCTAAATTAGTAACTGATACTAAAAAATATCCTGATGAATATTACGTTGAAGTAATGGACTCTATGTATTTGCCATTAGAAGCTTCTTATAATGGTTTAAGAACAATAGATGTAGATAAACTAAAATTCCGTTATACTTGGATGGATATTCAAGCTGCAGCTAAAGCTAAGGTTGGTAAAAGACAAGATTTTATCAGAACAGAAGAAGTTAAGGTTTATCCTGATACAACAGTTTGGATTAAAGATTTTGCATACTCATATAATGAGCCTATGCATAATGACTATTTTTGGCATAAAGCGTATGGAGAATATCCAGTTGTTGGTGTGACCTGGAGACAGGCTAAGGCTTTTTGTGAATGGAGAACTTTGAATAAAAATAGTTATATCAAATCTAAAAAGAACCATGTTGATAATGTGAATGCTTTTAGATTACCTACAGAAGCTGAATGGGAATATGCAGCAAGGGGTGGTTTGGAATCAGCTACTTTTCCTTGGGGTGGGCCTTACACAAAAAGTGATAGAGGTTGTTTCTTAGCTAACTTCAAACCAAATAGAGGTGACTATGCAGCTGATCAAGCTTTATATACTGTAGAGGCTAAATCTTATGAAACAAATGGTTACAATTTGTATAATATGGCTGGGAATGTTTCAGAATGGACTGATTCTGCTTATGATGCTAATTCATATGAATTTGTATCGACAATGAATCCTGCGGTAATTGATAATTCTAACAAGAGAAAAGTTGTTCGTGGAGGTTCTTGGAAAGATGTTTCTTATTTCCTTCAAGTAAGTACAAGAGCTTTTGAATATTCTGATTCGGCTAGAAGTTATATAGGATTCAGAACTGTACAAGATTATATGGGTACACAAACAACTGGAAATAGTAAAAAATAA